In Pseudomonas sp. HR96, the DNA window AATCCTCCTGCTCCTTGGCCCTGGCGCCCATGCACGGTGACACGCCTTCGTCGTCCAGCGCAGTGGTGCGGTCGGCCGAACCCACCGCGCAGTTGCCCACCGACAGGTAGGTCTGCTCGGCCAGCTGCTGGTTCTTCACCAGGCCGGGGTAGAGGTGGTTGGCGTAGCTGTTGCCGTACAGCAGCACGGTGGGCGGCTGGTCGTTGTTGGTCATGCAGAACCACCAGCTGTCCTTGTTGGGCCCCTTGTACGGGTAGCGCGCCTGGCACACCGGGTTGTTGGTGAACTGCCAGACCGGCCCGACGAATTGCGCGAAGGCTTCGCTGGAGCCGGCCATGATTGCGCGCTGCTTGAAACCGTTGACGAAGGTGCTGGCGCCGACCAGCCCCACGACCAGCAGCGCGAGATACAGCGAAGCGGCCGACAGCTTGACGCGCTTGCGGCGGATCGGCGTTTCGACGAAGCGATAGGTCAGCCAGGCCAATACCCCGGCCAGCAGCACCATGGCCAGGCGGATTCCGCGCGAAGGCAGCTGGCCTTCGAGGATGTGCGCGAAGGTCAGCAGCGGCCAGTGCCAGAGGTACAGCGGGAAGCTGATCAGGCCAAGCCAGACCACCACGCGGTTGCCCAGTACGGCGCGGTTGAGCCAGCTGCCGTTGCTCGCCATGATGATCAGCAGCGTGCCGAGCACCGGCAGCAGCGCCCAGGCGCCGGGGAATGCCGAGTTGCTGGTGACGCTGGCGAAGGCTACTACCAGCAACAGCAGGCCCGTGCCGGCCACGCCGTTGCGCAGGTAGCGCTCGTGCAGCGGCCGCTGCTCGACATAGGCCTTGAGCTGGCGCTTGCAGCGGTGCAGCCAGGCGGCGCTGCTGTCCACCGGTTGCGCCCAGTAGGCCAGGAAGGCGCCGCTGAGCAGTTCCCACATGCGGGTCTGCGGCATGTAGAAGGTGAACGACGGATCGCGGTGCACCATCGCCATGTTCAGGCCGAACGAGAGCAGCCACAGCGCTGCGATGGCCATCAATACACTGAAGCCGCGCTTGCAGATGACCCAGGCGATCAACGGCCAGACCAGGTAGAACTGCTCTTCGATGCCCAGCGACCACAGGTGCAGCAGCGGCTTGACCTCGGCCGTGGTGTCGAAGTAACCGCTTTCGTCCCACAGGAAAAAGTTCGAGGCAAACAGTGCGCCGCCCAGGATGTGTTTGCCCAGTTCCTTGAACTCGTCGGCAAACAACACGAACCAACCCGCCACGAAGCAGCAGAGCAGCACGATGCACAGGGCCGGGAAAATCCGCAGGGCGCGTTTCTTGTAGAACTCGGCAAAACTGAACTGATCGGTTTCCAGGCTTTTGAAAACAATGCTGGAGATCAGGAAGCCGGAAATCACAAAAAAAATATCGACGCCGATGAAGCCACCGCGCAGCGACGACGGGAAGGCGTGGAAGCACACCACCGCCAGCACAGCCACGGCGCGCAGGCCGTCGATGTCGGGGCGGTAGGCGGGATGGTACAGAGCGGTTTCGCGCGCCTTGTCGGTAACGGCTGTGGTGATTGTGGTCATGTTGGCTGCCCCTGCGCGAATGAGGCGGCCAGGACGGCGAGGCAATCATCAGGAAGAGCGAGGACGGGTAGAGTCATGCAGATGCGGTGGGGCTGAGGTGCGGGCATCACGAGTATTTGCGGCGCTGAACATCGCTTCATGGAAGGCCTCCTGCTTCGTCTGAACGGCTTGGGTTCGTCGGGCTGTTGTGGGTGTCCGGATACTCACGCGCGCAGCAGTGCCCGTTCCGGTTCGGGCACGGCATGGGTCAGGGCAAGTCGTGGAAACGCCTTGCAGAAGTGCAAGGCGACAGCTCGGCAGGAGCGCAATGGGGGTGGCGGCCATCGACATCGCAATGATGGGGGTCGCGGTGCCTTGGCGTCCGGCAGGCGTTGCAGGCGGACGGCGGAGCACTCTGGTGCGGGGTGGCGGACGGCTCAGATGAGAATCTGGCAGCCACCCATAACTCGCAGGATCCAACTTAGCCAGCATGATGGCACTTTTCGAGAAAGTTCTGACGAGCGGTAAAACTTTTTCATGACGCGCTTGTCGTGCCAATTTTTTGATGGCGGTTCGCTATTGCCGGCCTTGGGCATCGACCACTATTCTCCGTTCACATGTGCCCTGGTCGAGAGGGCGAGCACAAGGAGCCGTGGCGTGAGCGATCTACAGCAGGTGGTGGAGTCTGCCTTATCCAGGCTCGTGGGCCAGCCGCTGACCGGCGCTGCCCGCGCAGTGGACATGCTGACGCTGCAGCTCGGCACGCTGGGCCAGCGCCGCACGCCCCTGGGGCGCCTGGTTGAGGCGGGCCAGTGGGCGTTGCATGTTCAATGTGCCTGGAGAGTCAGCACGGCAGCGGGTTTCTACGTCGGCCGCGAGGATTACTGGCACCCCGCGGGTGCATCGGCTTCGAATAGGTCACCAGGCGACTGGACTCCCGACCTGGGCAATCGCTGGGATGAACGGATGTCCGCCTGGATCGACGCCCGCTCAGCCTGCGCTGCGAGCATTGCATCGGTTGGCAGTGACAGCTGCGGCGGGCTGCGTCTGCGTTTCGACGACGGCTACGTGCTTGAGGTGTTCCCGGGTGGGGGTGAAGGTGAGCAGTGGCGCTTGATTACCTGGGGCAGTGGTGACGGCCAGGGCCAAGACGAGTACTTCGTCATAGCTGGCGGCAGGGTTGAAACCTGAGGCCGGGTCGTTTCCGCAATCGTCGGGCCGAGCACCTGTTACATGACCTTTCGTCGTCAAATAGCAATATGCCATATCTCTCTCCGGAACCGCTTAGGTTTGCTGACGTCATAAAAACGTCGCCGATCAGGATCTGATTATTTCATTCCCTCATGAGGCGCACCACGCCGAGCCTAGGGACCAGGGCTCATTCGTCACCCCATTCGATTCGCAGGTCCACCCATGAAACTGGTCATCGCCTTCTCCGCAACTCTTCTGTGCCTCCTCGGCGGCTGTACCACCGGCTCCATAGGCGTCGGCAGCATCTTTCACACCGCCTCAGGCCAGCGTCTGACGGCCGTGACCTCGCCGACCTTTGCCGATGGCCATTACCAGTTCATCGACGCCAGCGGCCAGCAGCAGTCGCTGTATCTGTCCCAGGTCACCAGCGTTTCCCAGCGGTAAGGGCAGAGGGTTCAGCGCTGGCGCGTCAGTTGCATTGCCTCGATGATGGCGCCGCCTGGTGCGCGGGATGGTGGGGAAGGGGGAGCACTCAGTGCGCTTCGGGGCCGTCGTGAAGCTGATGAAAGATGTCGCGTTTCATGCGGATAAACTCCGGGTCCATGACCATGTCCAGGTGGCGTGGCCGGTTTATGGGCACGTCGAGCACTTGCTTGATCCGCCCCGGCCGGGCACCCATCACGAAGATCCGATCGCCGAGCAGGATGGCCTCGTCGATGTCATGGGTGACAAAGAGCACGGTCTTCTTGCTGTGCTCCCAGACCCTGAGCAGCAACTGCTGCATCTGCAGGCGCGTCTGGCTGTCCAGGGCCCCGAACGGCTCGTCCATGAGCAGAATCTGCGGGTCATTGGCCAGCGCCCGGGCGATCGCCACCCGCTGCATCATGCCGCCGGACAACTGTTTGGAGTAGTTGTCGGCGAAGCGCTGCAGGCCCACTTCGTTCAGGTAGTATTCGACGATGTCCTTGCGCTCTGCGGCCGGCATGCCGCGCCGCTTGAGGCCGAACTCGATGTTCTGGCGCACTGTCAGCCAGGGAAACAGGGTGTAGCCCTGAAACACCATGCCGCGGTCGGCGCCGGGCCCGTCGACCTGTTGGCCACCGACGAAAATCTCCCCCGAGGTGGGTTCGTTCAAGCCGGCGGTCAGGTACAGCAGGCTCGATTTGCCGCAGCCCGAAGGCCCGACCAGCACCGCGAACTGCTGGTCGGGCACCTCGAAGGAGACCTTGTCCAGCGCGGTGAAGGTATCCCCCGACGGCGTACGGTAATGCAGGCTGACCTCAGCCACCTTGAGCCGTGGTTCGGCTTGCGCCTGGGCCGCAAGGCCCGGCAGGGTACGCGGCGAAGTAGCGGTTACTGAGCCCATGCGGCCACCTTCAAGCGAAGAAAACGGAACAGTTGATCGGTGATCAGCCCCAGCAGGCCGATCACCGCGATGGCCAGGAAGATCACGTCCACCTGAAAGCCACGCATGGCCTTGAGGCTCAGGTAGCCCAGGCCACTGGAGGCCGCCACCAGCTCGGCCACCACCAGGTAGGTCCAGGCCCACCCCATGGTCACTCGCAGGGTGTCCAGCACCCCGGGCAGCGAGGCCGGGGCGATGACGTGCAGCACGGCATCGGCACGGTTCGAGCCCAGGGTGTAGGAGGCATTGATCAGGTCCTTGGAGACCCCTTTGGAGACGTCGGCGATCATCACCAGCTGCTGGAAGAACACGCCGAAGATGATGATCGACACCCGTTGCTCCAGGCCGATGCCGATCCACAGGATGAACAGCGGCACGAAGGAGGTCACCGGCAGGTAGCGGATGAAGTTGACCAGCGGCTCCAGAAACGCCTGTACAACCCGGAAGCTGCCCATCAACAGACCCACCGGCACGGCGACCAGCGAGGAGATCACAAAGCCCATCATGACCACCTCGACGCTGGCCCACACGTGGGTCCCCAGGGTGCCGTCGCGGGCCAGGCGGGCGGCCGCGGCGAACACCGCGCCAGGGGTCGGCAGGAACATCGCCGGCACCACTTCGCCGTAGGACAGCACCGCCCACAGCCCGATCAGCAGGACCCAGGCCAGGCTGCTGGCACTCCAGATGACCGGCATCGGGATGCTCGCCTTGGGGGTCAGGCAACGGTTCAGCCACGAATTGCGCTTGGACATGGGCGTTCCTATTTCGGGCTGATGAAGCGGTTGTCGATCAGGTCACCGTAGCTGACGTTGTAGGGCTTGCCCTGCAGCTCGGTGGCGGTCTCGTTGGCCAGCTTGATCACCGCCGCAGCGTCGCCCTGGCTGCCGTTGCTGCCCAGCAGCTTCTCGCTCATGGCCTGGTCGTAGAAGCGCACGCCCTTGGCCGCCGATTCCAGCTCGCCGGCATCGGCCAGGTAGCCGCCCACGCCCTTGGCCATGATCGCGTAGGCCTCCTTCGGATGCTCCTTGGTGTACTGCACGGCTTTGTACAGGCCGGCCACCAGGGCCTTGACGTCGTCCGGCTGCTTGTCGACCACGTCGCAGCTAAGGGCGACCACGTCGACGATCACGCCCGGGGTGCTGCTGCTGTCGACCAGCACCTTGCCGGTTTTCTTCTCGCGCACGGTGCTCAGGTGCGGCTCCCAGGTCACGGCGGCCGGGACGCGGCCGGCGATGAAGGCGGTGGCGGCGTCGTCGGCGGTCATGTTCTGGATGGTCAGGTCGCTCATCTTCATGCCGGCGTTCTTGAGCAGGTAGTTGAGCCAGAATTGCGACACCGAGCCTTCGTTGACGGCCACCGCCTTGCCCTTGAGGTCCTGCAGGCTGTTGACGTCCTTGCCCACCAGCACGCCGTCGCCGCCGTAGCTTTCATCCAGGGCCGCCACGGCCTTGAAGCAGAACTGCGGGCGGTACTTGAGGATCTCGTCCAGGGTCGAGGCCGAGCCCGAGAGCTTGCCGGAGGCCTGGGCGGCCATGTACATCGAGGCTTCCTCGATGGTCGGCAGTTCGACGCTCAGGCCTTTTTCCTTGAAGTAGCCCAGGTCCCGGGCCAGGTACAGGGTGCCGTA includes these proteins:
- a CDS encoding acyltransferase family protein; this encodes MTTITTAVTDKARETALYHPAYRPDIDGLRAVAVLAVVCFHAFPSSLRGGFIGVDIFFVISGFLISSIVFKSLETDQFSFAEFYKKRALRIFPALCIVLLCCFVAGWFVLFADEFKELGKHILGGALFASNFFLWDESGYFDTTAEVKPLLHLWSLGIEEQFYLVWPLIAWVICKRGFSVLMAIAALWLLSFGLNMAMVHRDPSFTFYMPQTRMWELLSGAFLAYWAQPVDSSAAWLHRCKRQLKAYVEQRPLHERYLRNGVAGTGLLLLVVAFASVTSNSAFPGAWALLPVLGTLLIIMASNGSWLNRAVLGNRVVVWLGLISFPLYLWHWPLLTFAHILEGQLPSRGIRLAMVLLAGVLAWLTYRFVETPIRRKRVKLSAASLYLALLVVGLVGASTFVNGFKQRAIMAGSSEAFAQFVGPVWQFTNNPVCQARYPYKGPNKDSWWFCMTNNDQPPTVLLYGNSYANHLYPGLVKNQQLAEQTYLSVGNCAVGSADRTTALDDEGVSPCMGARAKEQEDFVFDIVKHNVSLKYVIIDGLSLKGDESYRASIDKRVAALLANHFKVIVFVPHLRFDADIKECFSRFAGVEPSPACVVSAKQHDDLLAEFKPTMDYLLARDPDVQFFDQNAALCDAHRCSMTVDGMPIFRDQYQHYSEYASGKVAEQFEQWAMVNAPELVKR
- a CDS encoding ABC transporter ATP-binding protein, with the protein product MGSVTATSPRTLPGLAAQAQAEPRLKVAEVSLHYRTPSGDTFTALDKVSFEVPDQQFAVLVGPSGCGKSSLLYLTAGLNEPTSGEIFVGGQQVDGPGADRGMVFQGYTLFPWLTVRQNIEFGLKRRGMPAAERKDIVEYYLNEVGLQRFADNYSKQLSGGMMQRVAIARALANDPQILLMDEPFGALDSQTRLQMQQLLLRVWEHSKKTVLFVTHDIDEAILLGDRIFVMGARPGRIKQVLDVPINRPRHLDMVMDPEFIRMKRDIFHQLHDGPEAH
- a CDS encoding ABC transporter permease translates to MSKRNSWLNRCLTPKASIPMPVIWSASSLAWVLLIGLWAVLSYGEVVPAMFLPTPGAVFAAAARLARDGTLGTHVWASVEVVMMGFVISSLVAVPVGLLMGSFRVVQAFLEPLVNFIRYLPVTSFVPLFILWIGIGLEQRVSIIIFGVFFQQLVMIADVSKGVSKDLINASYTLGSNRADAVLHVIAPASLPGVLDTLRVTMGWAWTYLVVAELVAASSGLGYLSLKAMRGFQVDVIFLAIAVIGLLGLITDQLFRFLRLKVAAWAQ
- a CDS encoding ABC transporter substrate-binding protein translates to MVKSFVSRCIRPLAFTALATGIASAAQAGTLSIGHTTWVGYGTLYLARDLGYFKEKGLSVELPTIEEASMYMAAQASGKLSGSASTLDEILKYRPQFCFKAVAALDESYGGDGVLVGKDVNSLQDLKGKAVAVNEGSVSQFWLNYLLKNAGMKMSDLTIQNMTADDAATAFIAGRVPAAVTWEPHLSTVREKKTGKVLVDSSSTPGVIVDVVALSCDVVDKQPDDVKALVAGLYKAVQYTKEHPKEAYAIMAKGVGGYLADAGELESAAKGVRFYDQAMSEKLLGSNGSQGDAAAVIKLANETATELQGKPYNVSYGDLIDNRFISPK